A region from the Fundidesulfovibrio magnetotacticus genome encodes:
- a CDS encoding class I fructose-bisphosphate aldolase, translating to MRNVMPRTRLRQAARSAPVEPRFFSFNDQPKDFSMTGIRRRLSRFFSPRSGRSVILPLDHGVGEGMLPGLEAVGRLLGLVAGREVQGVLLNKGPARAHGAALPPCMGLIVQLSGGTKHALPPYGRTVVCSVGEALRLGADAVSLQINVGNDLEDRMLADFGAMADEAHQAGLPVLAVIAPRGGQIVNEMDPSLISHCIRLGAELGADLTGAPYGGDPASFAEAIESSDTPVLVTGGPGRGDAQRFLAAMEEALACGAAGICAGRNIFQHQDPEEVLDAIVNLVHAPRGEEPGGPGDVPSPGGDAAPDGDASAPDEQDAGPDAGA from the coding sequence ATGCGAAACGTGATGCCCAGAACCCGCCTGCGCCAGGCCGCCAGAAGCGCCCCGGTGGAGCCCCGGTTCTTCTCCTTCAACGACCAGCCCAAGGACTTCTCCATGACCGGCATCCGGCGCAGGCTGTCCAGGTTCTTTTCGCCCCGGAGCGGGCGCTCGGTGATCCTCCCCCTGGACCACGGCGTGGGCGAAGGCATGCTCCCCGGCCTGGAAGCCGTGGGGCGTCTCCTGGGCCTGGTGGCCGGGCGCGAGGTGCAGGGCGTGCTCCTGAACAAGGGGCCGGCCCGGGCGCACGGGGCGGCCCTGCCGCCGTGCATGGGGCTGATCGTGCAGCTTTCCGGGGGCACCAAGCACGCCCTGCCGCCCTACGGGCGCACGGTGGTCTGTTCGGTGGGCGAGGCCCTGCGACTGGGCGCGGACGCCGTGAGCCTGCAGATCAACGTGGGCAACGACCTGGAAGACCGCATGCTGGCCGACTTCGGCGCCATGGCCGACGAGGCCCACCAGGCCGGGCTGCCCGTGCTGGCCGTCATCGCGCCCCGGGGAGGGCAGATCGTCAACGAGATGGACCCGAGCCTCATCTCCCACTGCATCCGCCTGGGCGCCGAACTGGGCGCTGACCTCACGGGCGCGCCCTACGGCGGCGACCCGGCCAGCTTCGCCGAGGCCATCGAGTCCTCGGACACGCCGGTGCTCGTCACGGGCGGCCCGGGCCGGGGCGACGCCCAGCGCTTCCTGGCCGCCATGGAGGAGGCCCTTGCCTGCGGCGCGGCGGGCATCTGCGCGGGACGCAACATCTTCCAGCACCAGGACCCCGAGGAGGTGCTGGACGCCATCGTCAACCTCGTGCACGCCCCGCGCGGCGAGGAGCCGGGCGGGCCCGGCGACGTTCCCTCGCCCGGAGGGGACGCCGCGCCGGACGGCGACGCCTCCGCGCCGGACGAACAGGACGCCGGGCCGGACGCAGGGGCCTGA
- a CDS encoding RsmB/NOP family class I SAM-dependent RNA methyltransferase, protein MARSFRLVCEASEISRVEDLLRAQGFDFEPEPFHGLCRRLTAEPFPLGASLAARFGLVYIQDRSSMLPPLALAPPPGAAVLDMCASPGGKTSFLAQLAGREGFVLGNEPGADRLATLRRNLACMNLPQAATTGMKGQDLPLPEAAFGHILLDPPCSGWGTAEKNPRVLDLWTPDKAQPLAALQRELLAKASTLLAPGGRLLYSTCTTNVAENEEQALWAVRELGLELAPLAPFAGFSFHEPLLAGAEGTLRVDSEGSEAQGFYLALLVKPGGAATPVGPPGPDAEGVGGPVRDGASDHIPARCVEDEGRVQDPAARGATRREPRERTLRACSGREKPLKRAPREREAGFEALVLEDVAALAPDLAWDALPPGWLEPFKDELCFLPERGRGLLPPRRKGQRLGSLSGGVFRPWGRARVLAPLPGAGPCLDADDPEVLRALLEGRSVGVSPGAARMGLAFRGLPLGFLAVKGARALWSDR, encoded by the coding sequence GTGGCACGCTCCTTCCGCCTCGTCTGCGAGGCCTCCGAGATTTCCCGCGTGGAGGACCTCCTGCGCGCCCAGGGGTTCGATTTCGAGCCCGAGCCCTTCCACGGCCTCTGCCGTCGGTTGACGGCCGAGCCCTTCCCCCTGGGGGCCTCCCTGGCCGCGCGCTTCGGCCTGGTCTACATCCAGGACCGCTCCTCCATGCTGCCCCCACTGGCCCTGGCCCCGCCCCCCGGCGCGGCCGTGCTGGACATGTGCGCCAGCCCCGGCGGCAAGACCTCCTTCCTGGCCCAACTCGCGGGGCGCGAAGGCTTCGTGCTGGGCAACGAGCCCGGGGCCGACCGCCTGGCCACGCTGCGCCGCAACCTGGCCTGCATGAACCTGCCCCAGGCCGCCACCACCGGCATGAAGGGCCAGGACCTGCCCCTGCCCGAAGCCGCCTTCGGCCACATCCTTCTGGACCCCCCCTGCAGCGGCTGGGGCACCGCAGAGAAGAACCCCCGCGTGCTCGACCTGTGGACCCCGGACAAGGCTCAGCCCCTGGCCGCGCTCCAGCGCGAGCTCCTGGCCAAGGCGTCCACGCTTCTGGCCCCGGGCGGGAGGCTTCTCTATTCCACCTGCACCACCAACGTGGCCGAAAACGAGGAACAGGCCCTCTGGGCCGTCCGGGAGTTGGGCCTGGAGCTTGCGCCCTTGGCCCCCTTCGCCGGGTTCTCCTTCCACGAGCCCCTGCTGGCGGGCGCGGAGGGGACGCTGCGCGTGGACTCCGAGGGCTCCGAGGCCCAGGGATTCTATCTGGCTCTCCTGGTGAAGCCCGGCGGCGCGGCGACGCCCGTCGGCCCCCCCGGGCCGGACGCCGAAGGTGTGGGCGGCCCGGTTCGGGACGGCGCGTCAGACCATATCCCCGCCCGCTGCGTCGAGGACGAGGGGCGGGTTCAGGACCCTGCCGCGCGCGGCGCGACGCGGCGGGAACCCCGGGAGCGGACGCTCCGCGCCTGTTCCGGGCGGGAGAAGCCCCTGAAAAGAGCCCCCCGCGAGCGCGAGGCGGGTTTCGAGGCCCTGGTCCTGGAGGATGTTGCCGCCCTGGCCCCGGACCTGGCCTGGGACGCGCTGCCCCCGGGCTGGCTGGAGCCCTTCAAGGACGAGTTGTGCTTCCTGCCCGAACGCGGCCGCGGCCTTCTGCCGCCCCGGCGCAAGGGCCAGCGTCTGGGATCGCTTTCGGGGGGTGTCTTCCGGCCGTGGGGTCGCGCCCGGGTGCTCGCCCCGCTGCCTGGGGCCGGTCCCTGCCTGGACGCGGACGATCCGGAGGTGCTTCGCGCGCTCCTGGAGGGCCGCAGCGTGGGGGTTTCCCCCGGAGCGGCGCGCATGGGGCTCGCCTTTCGGGGGCTGCCCCTGGGATTTCTGGCCGTGAAGGGCGCGCGCGCCCTGTGGTCCGACAGATAG
- a CDS encoding CsgG/HfaB family protein, translating into MIRVRVVFLAFLAVILSASAAMAQTKSFAVLPFVINGPDQYAYLSQGVQDMLASRLTWQGKFQPVDRAVVDQKAKAAPRSEADAKAALAALKADYVVFGSVTIAGGDASLDVKVMDSKGQVTPKATQTKLNAIIPAMEGVAKEINTQIFKRPEAQRDPRTGQPVEQVNQMNPAFVVNQTAENQQTYLNPNFRYAGNSDAAGSWRSQSLPFAANGMAVGDLDGDGKNEIVLFTNAEIYVYRHQDRQLAQVAKHEGSTRVTNVRASIVKSPSDRQARLVITAHFERLPLSSVYRLEGNKLVLEAERLPWYLATVKLPPRFQPQLVGSKGNQKDLFTGGVYEMSYSGGKLTQGSKLNVPSKVNPFNFAYLPEEAGYKLVYVDDGDRLNVTSGRNDVIAKTEEQYAGSGLGIEHDTLMAPGASPNANYMWSYYYVPLPLVPVILGKTPELLVSRNISIASQFFENFRSFSQGEIHALAWDGVGMNLKWKTRRIKGTIMGYDVSDLENDGTLDLIVCMNTYPGPTGLKNRRTLVLAYPLDINSTQQSGTYGNMEEVGN; encoded by the coding sequence ATGATCCGCGTCCGCGTGGTGTTCCTGGCCTTTCTGGCCGTCATCCTGTCCGCTTCGGCCGCCATGGCCCAGACGAAATCCTTCGCCGTACTGCCCTTCGTGATCAACGGCCCCGACCAGTACGCCTACCTCTCCCAGGGAGTGCAGGACATGCTGGCCTCGCGCCTGACCTGGCAGGGCAAGTTCCAGCCCGTGGACCGCGCCGTGGTGGACCAGAAGGCCAAGGCCGCGCCCCGCTCCGAGGCCGACGCCAAGGCCGCCCTGGCCGCCCTCAAGGCCGACTACGTGGTCTTTGGCTCCGTCACCATCGCCGGGGGCGACGCCAGCCTCGACGTGAAGGTCATGGATTCCAAGGGCCAGGTGACCCCTAAGGCCACCCAGACCAAGCTCAACGCCATCATCCCGGCCATGGAGGGCGTGGCCAAGGAGATCAACACCCAGATCTTCAAGCGCCCCGAGGCCCAGCGCGACCCCCGCACCGGCCAGCCCGTGGAGCAGGTCAACCAGATGAACCCGGCCTTCGTGGTCAACCAGACCGCGGAGAACCAGCAGACCTATCTGAACCCCAACTTCCGCTACGCGGGCAACTCCGACGCCGCCGGCTCCTGGCGCAGCCAGAGCCTGCCCTTCGCCGCCAACGGCATGGCCGTGGGCGACCTCGACGGGGACGGCAAGAACGAGATCGTGCTCTTCACCAACGCCGAAATCTACGTCTACCGCCACCAGGACCGCCAGCTCGCCCAGGTGGCCAAGCACGAAGGCTCCACCAGGGTGACCAACGTGCGCGCCTCCATCGTGAAGAGCCCTTCGGACCGCCAGGCACGCCTGGTGATCACCGCCCACTTCGAGCGCCTGCCGCTCTCCTCCGTCTACCGCCTGGAGGGCAACAAGCTCGTGCTCGAAGCCGAGCGCCTGCCCTGGTACCTGGCCACCGTGAAGCTGCCCCCCCGCTTCCAGCCCCAGCTCGTGGGCAGCAAGGGCAACCAGAAGGATCTCTTCACCGGAGGCGTCTACGAGATGTCCTACTCCGGCGGCAAGCTCACGCAGGGCTCCAAGCTCAACGTGCCCAGCAAGGTCAACCCCTTCAACTTCGCCTACCTGCCCGAAGAGGCAGGCTACAAGCTCGTCTACGTGGACGACGGCGACCGGCTCAACGTGACCTCCGGCCGCAACGACGTGATCGCCAAGACCGAGGAGCAGTACGCCGGTTCCGGCCTGGGCATCGAGCACGATACCCTCATGGCCCCCGGCGCGTCGCCCAACGCCAACTACATGTGGTCCTACTACTACGTGCCCCTGCCACTGGTCCCCGTGATCCTGGGCAAGACCCCCGAACTGCTGGTGAGCCGCAACATCTCCATCGCCTCCCAGTTCTTCGAGAACTTCCGCTCCTTCTCCCAGGGCGAAATCCACGCCCTGGCCTGGGACGGCGTGGGCATGAACCTGAAGTGGAAGACCCGCCGCATCAAGGGCACCATCATGGGCTACGACGTCTCCGACCTGGAGAACGACGGCACCCTGGACCTCATCGTGTGCATGAACACCTACCCCGGCCCCACGGGCCTGAAGAACCGCCGTACCCTGGTGCTCGCCTACCCGCTGGACATCAACTCCACGCAGCAGAGCGGCACCTACGGCAACATGGAGGAGGTGGGCAACTAG
- a CDS encoding branched-chain amino acid ABC transporter permease has translation MLGLYLAQAVNSGLALGAVYGLMALGFALVYNSSRLINFAQGELLLLGGLVLFSVSQAFQLGPLTALLAAGAFGFALGHLLYASTLGVLLGAQPLRQLMLTVAASLIWQGAAILIWGKNPLKLDQFIALPAFRMGPLFLSANTLTSLALALASVATLSAFLTFTRTGRAIRAVSMNALAARLQGVNPVRAQALSFALSGMLAALAAMAIGPQTMLRYDMGFGLGLKGFVAATLGGYSSLSRVFAGGLALGVIEACLTLSFSADLKETLTYSLLVALLVFSPLERGRREKV, from the coding sequence GTGCTCGGTCTCTATCTGGCCCAGGCCGTCAACTCCGGGTTGGCGCTGGGGGCCGTCTACGGGCTCATGGCCCTGGGCTTCGCCCTGGTCTACAATTCGAGCCGACTGATCAACTTCGCCCAGGGGGAGCTGCTCCTCCTGGGCGGACTTGTCCTTTTCAGCGTCTCCCAGGCCTTCCAGCTGGGGCCGCTCACGGCGCTCCTGGCCGCGGGGGCCTTCGGCTTCGCCCTGGGGCACCTGCTCTACGCCTCCACCCTGGGCGTGCTGCTGGGCGCGCAACCGCTGCGCCAGCTCATGCTCACCGTGGCCGCGAGCCTCATCTGGCAGGGCGCGGCCATCCTCATCTGGGGCAAGAACCCCCTCAAGCTCGATCAGTTCATCGCCCTGCCCGCCTTCCGCATGGGTCCGCTGTTCCTCTCGGCCAACACCCTCACCTCCCTGGCGTTGGCCCTGGCCAGCGTGGCCACCCTCTCGGCCTTCCTCACCTTCACGCGCACCGGGCGCGCCATCCGCGCCGTGTCCATGAACGCGCTGGCCGCGCGCCTCCAGGGCGTCAACCCCGTGCGCGCCCAGGCCCTCTCCTTCGCTCTCTCGGGCATGCTCGCCGCGCTGGCGGCCATGGCCATCGGCCCCCAGACCATGCTGCGCTACGACATGGGCTTCGGCCTGGGCCTGAAGGGCTTCGTGGCCGCCACCCTGGGCGGCTACTCCTCGCTCTCGCGCGTCTTCGCCGGGGGCCTCGCCCTGGGCGTCATCGAGGCCTGCCTGACCCTCAGTTTCTCGGCCGACCTCAAGGAAACCCTCACCTACTCGCTCCTGGTGGCCCTGCTGGTGTTCTCGCCCCTGGAGCGCGGCAGGCGCGAGAAGGTCTGA
- a CDS encoding branched-chain amino acid ABC transporter permease: MRRQLAHLGIFLLGLCAVGAFLPGVALLTLNQHLFLALNVLALNFCLGLGGQASMATGAFCGLGAYASVILHALWPQGTLLIVPGVALGVYVLASAVSKPLEKLGEGFLAMATLCLCLIFHNLVLTFSGLTGGSNGMMVPVSPSLPLVGTLTGDRANFFALIALIALGGYLFLALRDSRQGRALMACKDDALAASSCGIDRLSTRALSFGIGGALSAMAGMVLANSTGFISPGQFDLGLSLKTLLFLVIGGPGRLIRPLAAVVALESLIAWFHQLGDATVLAHGLILAIALVAGFWRESGRARLLPR; this comes from the coding sequence ATGCGACGCCAGCTCGCACACCTGGGCATCTTCCTGCTGGGCCTTTGCGCCGTGGGCGCTTTCCTGCCCGGCGTGGCCCTGCTCACGCTCAACCAGCACCTCTTCCTGGCCCTCAACGTGCTGGCCCTCAACTTCTGCCTGGGCCTGGGGGGCCAGGCCTCCATGGCCACCGGGGCCTTCTGCGGCCTGGGGGCCTATGCCTCGGTGATCCTCCACGCGCTCTGGCCACAGGGCACCCTGCTCATCGTGCCCGGCGTGGCCCTGGGGGTCTACGTGCTGGCCTCGGCCGTCTCCAAGCCCCTGGAGAAGCTGGGCGAGGGTTTCCTGGCCATGGCCACCCTCTGCCTTTGCCTGATCTTCCACAACCTCGTGCTCACCTTTTCCGGGCTCACCGGCGGCTCCAACGGGATGATGGTCCCCGTTTCGCCCTCGCTCCCCCTTGTGGGGACGCTCACGGGCGACCGCGCCAACTTCTTCGCGCTCATCGCGCTCATCGCCCTGGGCGGGTACCTCTTCCTGGCCCTGCGCGACTCCCGCCAGGGACGCGCCCTCATGGCCTGCAAGGACGACGCCCTGGCCGCCTCCAGCTGCGGCATCGACCGGCTCTCCACCCGAGCCCTCTCCTTCGGCATCGGCGGTGCGCTCTCGGCCATGGCGGGCATGGTGCTGGCCAACTCCACCGGCTTCATCAGCCCCGGGCAGTTCGACCTGGGCCTCTCCCTCAAGACGCTGCTCTTCCTGGTGATCGGCGGCCCCGGCCGCCTCATCCGGCCCCTGGCCGCCGTGGTGGCGCTGGAGTCGCTCATCGCCTGGTTCCACCAGCTGGGCGACGCCACCGTGCTGGCCCACGGGCTCATCCTGGCCATCGCCCTGGTGGCGGGCTTCTGGCGGGAATCGGGCCGGGCGCGCCTGTTGCCCCGCTAG
- a CDS encoding ABC transporter substrate-binding protein: protein MPRSLFALVLALFCFVGNAAAAEPILIGGIFAESGPTAEIGTATRLVAEMKLKEINDAGGILGRPLKLVALDTQSTPEVALRMARQLVESDKVLALIGPTSTGEGMAVKKYTEEQKVPVIMTVGGDAIVAGGKYGPFAWTFKVPQRTNTAVDKIYAHLKAKGATKVALLTAKDPFGQDGLDALKALAAKHGITLVAEETMDSKGADFSAEAFKVAMAKPQAVIVWTIGPAAAIAAKNFADLPGDKPLVVQSHGIAGPNFLKLAGAGAEGVLMPATKLMTAATLTAADPQKPVIDAFVKAYDAAGLQAKFPMNTHSGYAADALTLLAEGLKKAGKADPAALRDALEQLKGVVAISGVYNVTPEDHNGLDTGSLVMVQVKDGKFVEAK, encoded by the coding sequence ATGCCGCGCTCCCTCTTCGCCCTGGTCCTGGCCCTCTTCTGCTTCGTCGGCAACGCAGCCGCCGCTGAGCCTATCCTGATCGGCGGCATCTTCGCCGAATCCGGCCCCACGGCCGAAATCGGCACCGCCACGCGTCTGGTCGCCGAGATGAAGCTCAAGGAAATCAACGACGCAGGCGGCATCCTGGGCCGCCCCCTCAAGCTGGTGGCCCTGGACACCCAGTCCACGCCCGAGGTGGCCCTGCGCATGGCCCGCCAGCTGGTGGAATCCGACAAGGTGCTGGCCCTCATCGGCCCCACCTCCACCGGCGAGGGCATGGCCGTGAAGAAGTACACCGAGGAGCAGAAGGTCCCCGTGATCATGACCGTGGGCGGCGACGCCATCGTGGCGGGCGGCAAGTACGGACCCTTCGCCTGGACCTTCAAGGTGCCCCAGCGCACCAACACCGCCGTGGACAAGATCTACGCGCACCTCAAGGCCAAGGGCGCCACCAAGGTGGCCCTGCTCACCGCCAAGGACCCCTTCGGCCAGGACGGCCTGGACGCGCTCAAGGCCCTGGCCGCCAAGCACGGCATCACCCTCGTGGCCGAGGAGACCATGGACTCCAAAGGCGCGGACTTCTCCGCCGAGGCCTTCAAGGTGGCCATGGCCAAGCCCCAGGCCGTCATCGTCTGGACCATCGGGCCCGCCGCTGCCATCGCCGCCAAGAACTTCGCGGACCTGCCGGGCGACAAGCCCCTGGTGGTGCAGTCCCACGGCATCGCCGGCCCCAACTTCCTCAAGCTGGCCGGCGCCGGGGCCGAAGGCGTGCTCATGCCCGCCACCAAGCTGATGACTGCCGCCACCCTCACCGCCGCCGACCCCCAGAAGCCTGTCATCGACGCCTTCGTGAAGGCCTACGACGCCGCCGGGCTTCAGGCCAAGTTCCCCATGAACACTCACTCCGGCTACGCCGCCGACGCCCTGACCCTGCTGGCGGAGGGCCTGAAAAAGGCCGGAAAGGCCGACCCCGCCGCCCTGCGCGACGCCCTGGAACAGCTCAAGGGCGTGGTGGCCATCTCGGGCGTCTACAACGTCACCCCCGAGGACCACAACGGCCTGGACACCGGCTCCCTGGTGATGGTCCAGGTGAAGGACGGCAAGTTCGTGGAAGCCAAATAA
- a CDS encoding B12-binding domain-containing radical SAM protein — MRILLAEPRYYTSDRTPYLPLGPAYVAAMLLRGGHEAIGLNANSMPGTAEEVAKAAVRLADGTGCGAIAMGGLCTTYRFQQTFFRTVKALSPETVLITGGNLFSSEPEFCMEQFGVDHGVLGEGELTMLELVNALESGSDPAQVQGVVSMSDGQVTRSPARPVIRDLDSLPFPAREIFLTPEEIASVGVSIYTSRSCPFHCTFCYHPPGSVYRKRSVPSVIEEINALHCAYGFTAFGFGDELFALDKTWTQQFCDAIERLSFITNWSCQMRATDADPALLRRMRQAGCRAVTMGFESGSDTILRSMKKKITSAISRKAIHDVRAAGICTAGGIILGDFEETPETVRQTVDFLKETALVPFGDIGFIVPYPGSPIYDRCLREGLIADKADFISSLSTFGKLRVNMTRMPDEDLLELQEWASREYYAYSLANRRGHIVQVLDETPFTSGLSIACQTCGGNFPLEISGFSFEIQRYCPHCQYPVYIDPFVVPHIERATAEFRAIMSGLRGTDRDVWVTPASIECMRLSHGLQIPEENLRGFLDSSAERQLYPHMGRPVRMRDSETLRTIAPAHVAVVSVRYQDAILRELEAMAIPDIVVVPLFAPHPRASGN; from the coding sequence ATGCGCATTTTGCTCGCCGAGCCACGATACTACACCTCCGACCGCACGCCGTACCTCCCGCTGGGCCCGGCCTACGTGGCGGCAATGCTCCTCCGGGGAGGGCACGAGGCGATCGGCCTCAACGCCAACAGCATGCCCGGAACGGCCGAGGAGGTCGCCAAGGCCGCCGTCCGTCTGGCCGACGGCACGGGGTGCGGGGCCATCGCCATGGGCGGGCTGTGCACGACATATCGTTTCCAGCAAACGTTCTTCCGCACGGTCAAGGCCTTGTCGCCCGAAACCGTGCTCATCACCGGGGGCAACCTCTTTTCGTCAGAACCGGAATTCTGCATGGAACAGTTCGGGGTCGACCACGGCGTGCTCGGCGAAGGCGAACTGACCATGCTCGAACTGGTCAACGCCCTCGAATCCGGTTCAGACCCGGCCCAGGTGCAAGGCGTCGTGTCCATGAGCGACGGGCAGGTCACGCGCTCGCCCGCGCGCCCCGTTATTCGCGATCTCGACTCATTGCCTTTCCCGGCAAGGGAAATCTTCCTCACTCCCGAGGAGATCGCCTCGGTCGGCGTTTCCATTTACACGAGCCGATCCTGCCCGTTCCACTGCACGTTCTGCTATCATCCCCCGGGGAGCGTCTATCGGAAACGCTCCGTCCCCAGTGTCATCGAAGAGATCAACGCTCTGCACTGCGCCTATGGCTTTACCGCGTTCGGGTTCGGCGACGAACTGTTCGCCCTCGACAAAACCTGGACGCAACAGTTCTGCGACGCCATCGAGCGTTTGAGCTTCATAACGAATTGGTCTTGCCAGATGCGAGCCACCGATGCGGATCCCGCGTTGCTCAGGCGCATGCGCCAGGCCGGCTGCAGGGCCGTTACCATGGGCTTCGAGAGCGGGTCCGACACCATTCTCAGGTCGATGAAAAAAAAGATCACTTCAGCCATTTCACGCAAGGCGATCCACGACGTCCGCGCGGCCGGGATATGCACCGCCGGGGGCATCATCCTCGGCGATTTCGAAGAAACCCCCGAAACCGTGCGCCAGACGGTCGATTTCCTCAAGGAGACCGCACTGGTGCCCTTCGGCGACATCGGCTTCATTGTTCCTTACCCCGGGTCTCCCATCTATGACCGTTGTCTGCGCGAAGGATTGATCGCCGACAAGGCCGACTTCATTTCGTCCCTCAGCACATTCGGCAAGCTACGAGTCAACATGACCAGAATGCCGGACGAGGACTTGCTCGAACTGCAGGAGTGGGCTTCGCGTGAATACTACGCCTATTCACTGGCCAACAGACGCGGCCACATCGTTCAGGTTCTGGATGAAACGCCTTTTACTTCCGGCCTGTCCATCGCCTGCCAGACTTGCGGCGGGAATTTCCCTCTGGAAATCTCCGGCTTCTCCTTCGAGATCCAGCGCTATTGTCCCCATTGCCAATACCCTGTCTACATCGATCCCTTTGTCGTGCCTCACATCGAACGCGCCACGGCGGAGTTCCGCGCCATCATGTCAGGACTTCGCGGCACGGACCGGGACGTCTGGGTGACGCCCGCGAGCATCGAATGCATGCGCCTTTCCCACGGGCTCCAGATTCCGGAAGAGAACCTGCGCGGTTTCCTCGACAGCAGCGCCGAACGGCAGCTCTACCCCCACATGGGACGCCCCGTGCGCATGCGAGACAGCGAGACTTTACGCACAATAGCACCGGCGCACGTAGCCGTGGTGAGCGTCCGCTACCAGGATGCGATCCTGCGCGAGCTGGAGGCGATGGCCATCCCGGACATCGTTGTCGTCCCGCTGTTCGCTCCGCATCCGCGGGCCTCAGGGAACTGA